In Coleofasciculus sp. FACHB-1120, one genomic interval encodes:
- a CDS encoding winged helix-turn-helix domain-containing protein, with product MGSICIQIIEGNPHLRSLLGWHLQQASYWVCQSAGVHQGRETFYTRQPALVILDSDLPDGDGIEFCRWLHQQGQVLILMLSARSMEADIVAGLKAGADDYLTKPFGMQEFMARVEALVRRVRVTAAPMSLDYGDLKIDLVQRRVRFKEEFIELTPQEFSLLYVLAQAGGVALSRSELLRRAWPDAIDNPRTIDTHVLSLRKKIETDPRQPSMIQTVRNVGYRFNPEILKGAEPVASIIDNDSKPLPAHATPSMVGGQNRHR from the coding sequence GTGGGATCGATTTGCATTCAGATCATCGAGGGGAACCCGCACCTGCGATCGCTACTGGGCTGGCACTTACAGCAAGCAAGCTACTGGGTGTGTCAATCCGCTGGCGTTCATCAAGGTAGAGAAACGTTTTATACTCGCCAACCCGCACTCGTAATCCTAGATTCCGACCTGCCAGATGGCGATGGAATTGAATTTTGCCGATGGCTTCATCAACAGGGACAGGTACTCATCTTGATGCTGTCTGCCCGCAGTATGGAAGCCGATATCGTCGCTGGATTAAAAGCAGGAGCTGACGATTATTTGACCAAGCCATTTGGGATGCAAGAATTTATGGCGCGGGTTGAGGCGCTAGTTCGCCGCGTTCGCGTCACAGCCGCACCCATGTCCCTAGATTATGGCGACCTAAAAATAGACTTAGTGCAGCGCCGCGTCCGCTTCAAAGAAGAATTCATTGAGCTGACGCCCCAAGAGTTCAGCCTGCTTTACGTTCTGGCACAGGCTGGAGGAGTGGCGCTGAGCCGTTCCGAACTGCTGCGCCGTGCTTGGCCTGACGCTATCGATAATCCACGCACCATTGATACTCATGTCCTCTCACTACGCAAGAAGATTGAGACCGATCCTCGACAACCCAGCATGATTCAAACTGTCCGCAACGTGGGCTATCGCTTCAATCCAGAGATTCTTAAGGGGGCGGAACCAGTTGCCTCAATCATTGATAACGATTCCAAACCGCTCCCTGCTCATGCTACCCCTAGCATGGTAGGAGGACAGAATCGCCACCGCTAA
- a CDS encoding tetratricopeptide repeat protein, with translation MNIKTAIAILGVVIGVGGVTPGVRAQSEPSPAPTSPQIKPPAPTSPQIKPPASTSPQIKPPASTSPRLQGNPEALLQQGLDKLDAGDYKAAVDLLSRVLEVNPNDTEAYYNRAVALVELEDYEKAIADYSKVLQLDPKDDEAYLNRGLARTELEDDAGAIADYSEVIKLKPDQAEAYYQRGIAYAQIEEDNKAIEDLQKASELFATQGKPDESKQALALIKKLQP, from the coding sequence ATGAACATCAAGACAGCGATCGCAATTTTAGGAGTTGTTATCGGAGTGGGTGGAGTGACGCCGGGAGTTCGTGCCCAGTCAGAACCGTCTCCCGCTCCTACCAGTCCTCAAATCAAACCGCCTGCACCTACCAGTCCTCAAATCAAACCGCCTGCTTCTACCAGTCCCCAAATTAAACCACCTGCTTCTACCAGTCCCCGCCTCCAAGGGAATCCTGAGGCGCTGCTCCAACAGGGTTTGGACAAACTTGACGCCGGAGACTACAAGGCAGCCGTTGATCTGTTGTCGAGGGTACTGGAAGTAAATCCCAATGATACGGAAGCTTACTACAACCGAGCTGTGGCTCTGGTTGAACTAGAGGATTACGAGAAAGCGATCGCGGATTACAGCAAAGTGCTGCAACTCGATCCCAAGGATGATGAAGCTTACTTGAATCGAGGATTAGCTCGTACCGAGTTAGAAGACGACGCCGGAGCGATCGCTGATTACAGTGAAGTTATCAAATTGAAGCCCGATCAAGCAGAAGCTTACTATCAAAGAGGAATCGCTTATGCTCAGATAGAGGAAGACAATAAAGCGATTGAAGACCTTCAGAAAGCCTCTGAACTCTTCGCTACGCAAGGCAAGCCAGATGAGTCCAAACAAGCACTGGCTCTGATCAAAAAACTTCAGCCATAG
- a CDS encoding TonB family protein produces the protein MHSIKTAIAILGVVIGVGGVTPGVRAQSEASPAPTSPQIKPPASTSPRLQGNPEALLQQGLDKLDAGDYKAAVDLLSKVLEVNPNDTEAYYNRAVALVELEDYKKAIADYSKVLQLDPQDDEAYLNRGLARTELEDDAGAIADYSEVIKLKPDQAEAYYQRGIAYAQLEEDNKAIEDLQKASELFATQGNPNQSKEALLSIDVDDKGNVTNVRVSRSSGSRELDEAAVRAARNWKFSSSSGKREGVRASVDFQLEGSQRSRERREHRRRLESASSDRSSEALTPRRLRVAPSSAESSGSAMLSFDVDDKGNVTNVRLSRSSGSRELDEAAVRAARNWKFDSSSGRQQGVPASVDFQLEGSERSRCSCEHRRSESASSDRSSEPSLPQR, from the coding sequence ATGCACAGCATTAAGACAGCGATCGCAATTTTAGGAGTTGTTATCGGAGTGGGTGGAGTAACCCCTGGAGTTCGTGCCCAGTCAGAAGCATCCCCCGCTCCTACCAGCCCTCAAATTAAACCGCCTGCTTCTACCAGTCCCCGCCTCCAAGGGAATCCTGAGGCGCTGCTCCAACAGGGTTTGGACAAACTTGACGCCGGAGACTACAAGGCAGCGGTCGATCTGTTGTCGAAGGTGCTGGAAGTAAATCCTAATGATACGGAAGCTTACTACAATCGAGCCGTGGCTCTGGTTGAGCTAGAGGACTACAAGAAAGCGATCGCTGATTATAGCAAAGTGCTACAACTCGATCCCCAGGATGATGAAGCTTACTTGAATCGAGGACTAGCTCGTACCGAGTTAGAAGACGACGCCGGAGCGATCGCTGATTACAGCGAAGTTATCAAATTGAAGCCCGATCAAGCAGAAGCTTACTATCAAAGAGGAATCGCTTATGCTCAGCTAGAGGAAGATAATAAAGCGATTGAAGACCTTCAGAAAGCCTCTGAACTCTTTGCTACGCAAGGCAACCCAAATCAGTCCAAAGAAGCACTGCTCAGCATTGATGTTGACGACAAAGGAAATGTGACTAATGTTCGGGTGTCGCGTTCCAGTGGTAGTAGGGAACTTGATGAAGCTGCTGTGAGAGCCGCCAGAAATTGGAAGTTCAGTTCTTCATCTGGTAAACGAGAGGGGGTTCGGGCTTCAGTTGATTTTCAGCTAGAGGGATCGCAGCGATCGCGAGAACGACGCGAGCATCGTCGTCGCTTAGAATCGGCATCTTCCGACCGTAGCTCCGAGGCATTGACTCCCCGGCGTCTGAGAGTCGCACCTTCCTCAGCAGAATCATCGGGTTCAGCCATGCTCAGCTTTGATGTTGATGACAAAGGAAATGTCACCAATGTTCGCCTGTCTCGTTCCAGCGGTAGTAGGGAACTCGATGAAGCTGCTGTGAGAGCCGCCAGAAATTGGAAGTTTGATTCTTCCTCTGGTAGACAACAGGGGGTTCCGGCTTCAGTTGATTTTCAGCTAGAGGGATCGGAGCGTTCGCGTTGTTCTTGCGAACATCGTCGCTCAGAATCGGCATCTTCCGACCGTAGCTCGGAGCCATCACTCCCCCAGCGGTGA
- a CDS encoding energy transducer TonB: protein MGLSSVAVQQREKEEEALRSFITYSLIGSFALHLGVLAMSNRWVKTSDIIAEEPMEVVVLDPESLQALEPEEDTPKEDQQEQTPSAASSVATEGSRILTGSRQESAEGSVAAESSSQSSTPDTSAAAPASQPRTEPKAAPSPLVASQPTRPEVVPQPVRQPLAVNLPPFRPTQTPKRVAPDSATPVKREEPVADTPRPIEKPSLERAEKPNPVSNSQPIAQPSSVAVAPSPQSDKPAASTQASPSLQQQTSERFRDLVRGITGSRQTQESAGNSASQTDNSSTIGGSTVAAGTGSLLGSGSVTGNGTGTGSGQGSGRGTGTGSGTVTSNGTVTGNGTGTGSGQGSGRGTGTGSGTGTSKESGTGRDVAIVPENFKPRTEPRTEPRDRDEERPSRRSGSSRIGCVKCDKPNYPSNARRQGVEGASQVSVDVDEKGNVTNVRVSRSSGSRELDEAAVRAARNWKFSSSSGKREGVRASVDFQLEGSERSRRSRERRRTESASSSRSSEASTPRRRRRLEAASSSTSASETPRRSRRRRLEAASSSTSASQTPRRVRRRLEAASSSTSASQTPRRARRRRVESAAASPTRQAPGARRRRVESAAASPTRQAPRRARRRVESASSPVRQAPRARRQRRLEAGSGSQSQQAPRARRRRAAPSSAQSSGSPTTSNE, encoded by the coding sequence ATGGGCTTGTCAAGTGTTGCTGTTCAGCAGCGAGAAAAAGAAGAAGAGGCTCTGAGGTCTTTTATAACCTACAGCCTCATCGGTTCCTTCGCACTCCATCTGGGAGTGCTGGCGATGAGCAATCGTTGGGTGAAAACATCTGACATCATTGCCGAAGAGCCAATGGAAGTTGTGGTTCTCGATCCTGAGAGCCTTCAAGCTTTGGAACCAGAGGAAGATACTCCAAAAGAAGATCAACAAGAGCAGACGCCATCGGCAGCAAGTTCAGTTGCAACCGAAGGTTCTCGTATACTTACGGGTTCTAGGCAGGAATCGGCAGAAGGTTCAGTTGCAGCAGAGAGTTCGAGTCAAAGCAGTACACCCGATACCAGTGCTGCTGCGCCAGCATCTCAACCTCGCACGGAACCAAAAGCGGCTCCCTCTCCACTGGTAGCGTCGCAACCTACGCGCCCTGAAGTAGTACCGCAGCCAGTGCGACAGCCGCTGGCGGTAAATTTACCCCCGTTCCGACCCACTCAAACGCCCAAACGAGTCGCCCCCGATTCAGCAACACCTGTCAAGCGTGAAGAACCCGTTGCTGACACGCCCAGACCAATAGAGAAGCCGTCTTTAGAACGCGCTGAGAAACCCAATCCAGTCAGTAACTCGCAGCCGATTGCCCAGCCTAGCTCAGTTGCTGTTGCGCCGTCTCCACAGAGTGATAAGCCAGCAGCTTCAACACAGGCGAGTCCTTCTTTGCAGCAACAAACGTCTGAAAGATTTAGAGATTTAGTTAGAGGAATTACCGGCTCCAGACAAACTCAAGAAAGTGCAGGAAATAGCGCTAGCCAAACTGATAACAGCAGTACCATCGGCGGCTCTACTGTTGCTGCCGGAACGGGAAGTCTGCTAGGCAGTGGTTCTGTTACGGGTAACGGCACTGGTACAGGCTCAGGACAAGGAAGCGGTAGGGGCACTGGCACAGGTAGTGGCACTGTTACGAGTAACGGCACTGTTACGGGTAACGGCACTGGTACAGGCTCAGGACAAGGAAGCGGTAGGGGCACTGGCACAGGTAGTGGCACTGGCACCAGCAAAGAATCAGGAACTGGAAGAGATGTAGCGATAGTTCCGGAAAATTTCAAACCGAGAACTGAGCCAAGAACTGAGCCAAGAGACCGGGATGAAGAACGTCCTTCGAGGAGATCGGGATCGAGCCGAATCGGTTGCGTTAAATGTGACAAGCCCAACTATCCAAGTAATGCAAGACGGCAAGGTGTCGAAGGCGCATCCCAGGTCAGTGTTGATGTTGATGAAAAAGGCAATGTGACTAATGTTCGGGTGTCGCGTTCCAGTGGTAGTAGGGAACTCGATGAAGCTGCTGTGAGAGCCGCCAGAAATTGGAAGTTCAGTTCTTCATCTGGTAAACGAGAGGGGGTTCGGGCTTCAGTTGATTTTCAGCTAGAGGGATCGGAGCGATCGCGTCGTTCGCGTGAGCGTCGTCGCACAGAATCGGCATCTTCCAGCCGTAGCTCCGAGGCATCGACTCCCCGGCGGCGGCGGCGCTTGGAAGCGGCATCTTCTTCCACGAGCGCCTCAGAAACGCCGCGTCGTTCTCGGCGGCGGCGCTTGGAAGCGGCATCTTCTTCCACAAGTGCCTCGCAGACTCCACGTCGGGTACGGCGGCGTTTGGAAGCAGCATCTTCTTCCACAAGTGCCTCGCAGACTCCACGTCGGGCACGGCGGCGGCGCGTGGAATCTGCGGCGGCTAGTCCGACGCGGCAAGCCCCAGGGGCACGGCGACGGCGTGTAGAATCTGCGGCGGCTAGTCCGACGCGGCAAGCTCCACGTCGGGCACGGCGGCGCGTGGAATCTGCCTCTAGTCCGGTGCGGCAAGCCCCACGGGCACGGCGGCAGCGTCGTCTAGAAGCCGGTTCAGGCAGTCAGTCACAACAAGCTCCACGGGCACGGCGGCGGAGAGCTGCACCTTCCTCAGCACAATCATCAGGTTCACCTACTACGAGCAATGAGTAA
- a CDS encoding PepSY-associated TM helix domain-containing protein, with the protein MKLRKLALILHRYVGVMFGLLILVIGLTGSALVFHKEIDRALNSHLHQVAPQGESASKNLRDRISPDSALQIVRSAYPDLTLSYIDLPRKPDAVYTVGMESKKDEFIYAYVNPYTGAILGTQQWGRTLITFVYDIHFSLLAGKVGEKVVGICGLLLLLLSVTGMILWSGWRKLLSGFQIRWQAPWHLVNYDLHKVGGIVSVAFLLLIASTGTAMIFHAETEPAVYWLTQTPKPTPLMSTPQVGKSPLTLDEILPKADAALPEGKTTFISLASKPDGIVRVTKKLPQEIRPDGRSRVYLDQYSGEVLRVENALTVPLGTRIMNELFTLHIGIYGGLGMRILYVFAGLSPTVLFITGFVMWRQRQWAIARRQEAIRQSQGIPEPRPKIYPTTEVPWI; encoded by the coding sequence ATGAAATTACGCAAACTTGCATTGATACTGCACCGCTATGTGGGTGTAATGTTCGGTCTTCTGATACTTGTAATCGGATTGACGGGAAGCGCTTTAGTCTTTCACAAAGAGATCGATCGCGCTCTCAATTCCCATTTACATCAGGTTGCCCCGCAAGGCGAATCTGCTTCCAAGAACCTGCGCGATCGCATATCCCCAGATTCAGCGTTACAGATCGTCCGCTCAGCTTATCCAGACTTGACGCTGTCCTATATCGATCTGCCGCGAAAGCCAGATGCGGTATACACGGTGGGGATGGAATCAAAGAAGGATGAGTTTATCTACGCTTACGTTAACCCCTACACTGGAGCGATCCTCGGCACCCAACAGTGGGGACGCACGTTGATAACTTTCGTGTATGACATCCACTTCTCTCTCCTCGCTGGCAAGGTTGGCGAGAAAGTCGTTGGGATTTGTGGCTTGTTGCTGTTGCTGCTGAGCGTCACTGGGATGATTTTATGGTCTGGTTGGAGAAAGCTCCTTTCCGGCTTCCAGATCAGGTGGCAAGCTCCCTGGCACTTGGTTAACTATGACCTTCATAAGGTCGGGGGTATCGTGTCTGTTGCGTTTCTGCTCCTAATTGCTTCCACAGGAACCGCAATGATTTTTCATGCGGAAACCGAGCCAGCGGTCTACTGGTTAACACAGACGCCAAAACCTACGCCCTTAATGTCCACACCCCAAGTGGGCAAGTCACCTTTGACACTCGATGAAATTTTGCCCAAAGCTGATGCGGCGTTGCCAGAAGGCAAAACTACCTTCATTTCTCTTGCCAGTAAACCGGATGGAATCGTCAGGGTCACGAAGAAATTGCCCCAGGAAATCCGCCCAGATGGTCGTAGCCGTGTCTATCTCGACCAGTACAGCGGAGAGGTCTTGCGGGTGGAAAACGCGCTGACGGTACCTCTAGGAACCCGGATTATGAATGAGCTGTTTACTTTGCACATTGGGATTTATGGTGGGCTGGGAATGCGGATTTTGTATGTGTTCGCTGGCTTGAGTCCCACCGTTCTATTTATCACTGGCTTTGTGATGTGGCGACAGCGCCAGTGGGCGATCGCTCGTCGTCAAGAAGCGATCCGCCAGAGTCAGGGAATCCCGGAACCTCGCCCGAAAATTTACCCAACAACTGAAGTGCCTTGGATTTGA
- a CDS encoding TonB-dependent siderophore receptor produces the protein MKLQQLLPGLLLAGSVAMTVAQPVKAEVVQVTGVQLNSTPNGLQVILQTTNGAAPQVVTSSYDQTLLIDLLNAQLSLPEGDTFTQENPAFGITSVTVNRLYDNSIRVTIKGVAELPMAEVVPSPQGVVLSLTTTSETAEAPPSQTPETTDSEPSESPQTPTEAESADETQPDDLVEEPEEIELVVTGQQEGGYRVIDATTATRTDTPLRDVPQSIQVVPRQVIEDQQVVRITEAARNVSGVVRTEGYGGATDNYTIRGFAISNNLRNGFSDAGSYSLTDVANIERVEVLKGPASVLYGQIEPGGVVNYITKQPLSEPFYAASFTAGSYDFYRPSIDISGPLDPDKNVLYRLNVAYENSGSFRDFVDSELFVVAPILSFKITDKTTLTLEYEYLDLDRTFDRGFPPLTAMFDLPISRYLGEPNDSYSHRSHKAGYVLDHRFSENWRIRNAFSAQIVDLERTNVQARTFQLEGDGRTLRRRFNDADEYRENYSLQTDLVGKFNTGSISHQLLLGLELSRAKAGYTLLRANFPSLDIYNPVYGFPRPTSFGDGFGRDENTDTLGIYVQDQLTLLPNLKLLVGGRFDSVDLDIEDVSDALNGSEAEKSSRYFEAFSPRVGIVYQPIEPISLYASYSRSFRPNIFAFTSDGQLIEPERGTQYEAGIKGEFLDGRLSTTLAAYQITKTNVATTDPNDTDFSIAAGEVKSRGIELDVRGEIRPGWNVIASYAHMDAFVSKDESIPEGDELVNAPNNTASLWMTYEFQRGALQGLGFGAGLYFVGAREAELPNTIEIPSYLRTDAAIFYRRDNYRAALNIKNLFDTKYYDSQGFLVYPGAPLTLLGTFGVEF, from the coding sequence ATGAAACTACAGCAATTACTTCCTGGCTTGTTGCTCGCAGGCTCAGTTGCCATGACAGTGGCTCAGCCAGTAAAGGCTGAGGTCGTACAAGTCACTGGCGTGCAACTCAACTCAACGCCCAATGGCTTGCAGGTGATTTTGCAGACGACAAATGGAGCAGCGCCCCAAGTGGTCACGTCCAGCTATGACCAAACCCTGCTTATTGACCTGCTTAACGCCCAGTTAAGTCTTCCAGAAGGGGATACGTTTACTCAGGAAAACCCAGCTTTCGGTATAACTTCTGTAACCGTAAACCGCTTGTATGACAACAGTATTCGGGTAACGATCAAAGGCGTCGCAGAACTGCCAATGGCAGAGGTGGTACCGAGTCCGCAGGGAGTGGTACTCAGCTTAACGACCACTTCAGAAACAGCTGAGGCTCCCCCTAGCCAAACACCAGAGACGACTGACTCTGAGCCTTCTGAGTCGCCCCAGACCCCCACAGAGGCTGAATCTGCTGACGAAACCCAACCAGACGATCTAGTTGAAGAGCCAGAGGAAATTGAACTGGTGGTAACGGGTCAGCAAGAAGGGGGATATAGAGTCATTGACGCCACAACCGCCACGCGAACCGATACACCTTTGCGCGACGTTCCTCAGTCCATTCAGGTTGTTCCTCGACAGGTGATTGAGGATCAACAAGTTGTAAGAATCACAGAAGCTGCACGCAACGTTAGCGGTGTTGTGCGAACAGAAGGCTATGGAGGCGCTACTGATAACTACACCATCCGAGGATTTGCCATCTCCAATAACTTGAGAAATGGTTTCAGCGATGCTGGTTCTTACTCATTAACTGATGTCGCCAACATAGAACGAGTCGAAGTTCTCAAAGGACCAGCTTCGGTGCTTTATGGTCAGATTGAACCGGGCGGTGTCGTGAATTACATCACCAAGCAACCACTGAGCGAACCCTTTTATGCCGCTTCATTTACGGCTGGAAGTTACGACTTCTATCGCCCATCGATAGATATTTCTGGTCCCCTCGACCCTGACAAAAATGTATTGTATCGATTGAATGTTGCCTATGAAAATTCGGGTAGTTTTAGAGATTTCGTAGACAGCGAGCTTTTCGTAGTTGCACCTATCTTGAGCTTCAAGATTACTGATAAAACTACCTTAACCTTGGAGTATGAATACCTGGATCTCGATCGGACTTTCGATCGCGGCTTTCCACCGCTAACCGCGATGTTTGATCTGCCCATCAGTCGTTATTTAGGAGAACCCAACGACAGTTACAGCCATAGAAGCCATAAAGCTGGTTATGTTCTAGATCATCGTTTTAGTGAAAACTGGCGGATTCGGAATGCCTTCTCCGCTCAAATTGTTGATCTAGAGCGTACAAATGTTCAAGCACGGACTTTTCAATTAGAGGGAGACGGACGCACCTTAAGACGACGATTTAACGACGCTGATGAATACAGAGAAAATTATTCTCTCCAAACAGACTTAGTAGGAAAATTCAATACTGGCTCAATCAGTCATCAACTTCTCCTGGGGCTTGAGTTAAGCAGAGCTAAGGCTGGCTACACATTACTCAGAGCGAATTTCCCTTCCCTTGATATTTACAACCCAGTTTACGGGTTTCCGCGCCCAACCAGTTTTGGTGATGGTTTTGGTAGGGACGAAAACACCGATACGTTAGGTATTTATGTACAAGATCAGCTGACATTGTTGCCAAACCTGAAATTACTGGTTGGCGGTCGATTTGATTCGGTCGATCTTGACATCGAAGATGTTTCAGACGCTTTGAATGGAAGCGAAGCTGAAAAATCCAGCCGTTACTTTGAAGCCTTTTCACCCCGCGTTGGAATTGTTTATCAGCCGATAGAACCAATTTCACTCTATGCCAGCTACAGCCGCTCTTTTAGACCAAATATTTTTGCTTTTACGTCGGACGGACAGCTAATAGAGCCTGAAAGAGGTACCCAATACGAAGCCGGAATTAAAGGTGAATTCTTAGATGGTAGATTGTCCACGACGCTGGCAGCTTACCAGATAACGAAGACAAACGTCGCTACGACAGATCCTAATGATACTGATTTCTCAATTGCAGCGGGAGAAGTTAAGAGCCGAGGCATCGAATTGGACGTAAGGGGAGAAATTAGACCCGGTTGGAATGTTATTGCATCTTATGCACATATGGATGCTTTTGTTAGCAAAGATGAGAGTATTCCTGAAGGGGACGAATTAGTTAACGCGCCAAATAATACTGCTAGCTTGTGGATGACTTATGAATTCCAAAGAGGTGCTTTGCAAGGATTAGGTTTTGGAGCTGGATTATATTTTGTGGGCGCACGGGAAGCGGAGCTTCCAAATACCATCGAAATCCCTTCGTATTTGAGAACTGATGCCGCTATCTTCTATCGGCGAGACAATTACCGAGCTGCTCTGAATATCAAGAATCTCTTTGATACAAAGTATTACGATTCTCAGGGCTTCTTAGTCTACCCCGGAGCGCCTTTAACTTTGCTGGGGACATTTGGGGTGGAATTTTGA